The Nitrospira sp. genome has a window encoding:
- the nuoL gene encoding NADH-quinone oxidoreductase subunit L, translated as MSNLTDLLIKLIPIFPLTAVVLNGLLGSRYSRDMAHRLAWGSVGLSFLCTLAVFTDVLRTGTTHEVIAYQWIFGGDLTVSLAYLVDPLTCAWLLVVTGVGFLIHVYSVGYMHGEAGFTRFFTYMNLFMVSMLLLVMGNNYLVLFIGWEGVGLCSYLLIGYYYDKVSAAKAATKAFVVNRIGDAGFLVAIFLVFVNFRTLDYTKVFAQVGQLSPEMATAIALCLLVGAVGKSAQLPLHTWLPDAMEGPTPVSALIHAATMVTAGVYMIVRNHVIFDLSPVAMSVVALVGGGTALFAATIGLVQTDIKRVLAYSTVSQLGYMFLGCGVGAYTAAVFHVMTHAFFKALLFLAAGSVIHALSGEQDIRKMGGLSKRIPWTYRVFLIGTIAIAGLPPLAGFWSKDEIMAHAFMNHHYLLYTMAAIGALMTSFYMFRLTYLTFYGSSRMDHHAEEHVHESPMVMVAPLMVLAFLSGVGGLALGFPPEHGWLHGFLAPVVGVAEEHEASTGLVFLLMGLAVAIAVIGWGLAHFLYAVSPVTADNWAEKFSGMYRTLLNKYYVDELYDLLFVEPTKRLGMALYWFDRTVIDGVVRAVGRLADWGAAGSTWIEKYIVYAGLNVIGYGNHLAAREGRKMQSGMVHHYAAIIVAGLFLLAVVVQLVVQM; from the coding sequence GTGTCGAACCTCACCGATTTGCTGATTAAACTGATACCGATTTTCCCGTTGACCGCAGTCGTTTTGAACGGCCTGCTCGGGAGTCGTTATTCCCGTGATATGGCCCATCGGCTCGCATGGGGATCGGTCGGGCTGTCGTTTCTCTGCACGCTGGCAGTATTCACGGATGTATTGCGGACTGGAACGACGCACGAAGTGATCGCTTACCAATGGATTTTTGGGGGGGATCTGACAGTCAGTCTTGCCTATCTGGTGGATCCGTTAACCTGTGCCTGGTTGCTGGTCGTCACCGGTGTAGGTTTTCTGATCCACGTCTATTCCGTCGGATACATGCATGGGGAAGCCGGGTTTACACGATTCTTCACGTATATGAATTTGTTCATGGTCTCCATGCTCCTGCTCGTCATGGGGAACAACTATTTGGTGCTCTTCATCGGGTGGGAGGGGGTAGGGCTCTGTTCCTATCTGTTGATCGGCTATTACTATGACAAGGTCTCCGCCGCGAAAGCTGCGACGAAAGCATTTGTCGTCAACCGAATCGGGGATGCAGGTTTTCTGGTCGCCATCTTCTTAGTGTTCGTCAACTTCCGTACCCTGGACTATACCAAGGTCTTTGCGCAGGTCGGCCAACTGTCTCCGGAGATGGCCACAGCGATTGCCTTATGCCTATTAGTGGGAGCCGTAGGCAAGTCGGCGCAATTGCCTCTTCACACGTGGTTGCCCGATGCGATGGAAGGTCCAACACCGGTCAGCGCCCTCATTCATGCGGCTACCATGGTAACGGCGGGTGTGTATATGATCGTGCGGAACCACGTGATTTTTGATCTTTCTCCCGTTGCCATGTCCGTGGTGGCGTTGGTAGGTGGTGGCACCGCATTGTTTGCCGCGACCATCGGACTCGTCCAAACCGATATCAAGCGCGTGTTGGCCTATTCCACTGTGAGCCAGCTGGGATACATGTTCCTGGGTTGCGGGGTTGGTGCCTACACCGCAGCGGTATTTCATGTCATGACCCACGCGTTCTTTAAGGCGTTGCTATTTTTGGCTGCGGGATCTGTCATTCACGCACTATCCGGGGAACAGGATATTCGGAAGATGGGTGGGCTAAGCAAGCGTATTCCCTGGACCTATCGTGTCTTCCTGATTGGTACGATCGCCATCGCTGGGTTGCCTCCTCTAGCTGGATTCTGGAGCAAGGATGAAATCATGGCCCACGCCTTCATGAATCATCACTACCTCCTCTATACCATGGCCGCGATTGGTGCATTGATGACATCGTTTTACATGTTTCGGCTCACGTACCTCACGTTCTATGGCTCTTCGAGGATGGATCACCATGCGGAAGAGCACGTGCATGAGTCGCCCATGGTCATGGTCGCACCTTTGATGGTGCTGGCCTTTCTATCCGGAGTGGGCGGATTAGCCCTCGGGTTTCCTCCGGAACATGGGTGGCTGCATGGATTTTTGGCTCCGGTTGTCGGAGTTGCGGAAGAACATGAGGCCAGCACAGGGCTGGTATTTCTGTTAATGGGTCTGGCGGTCGCCATTGCCGTGATCGGCTGGGGACTCGCCCATTTCCTGTATGCGGTAAGTCCGGTCACTGCAGACAATTGGGCGGAGAAGTTTTCGGGGATGTATCGAACGCTCTTGAACAAATACTATGTCGATGAGTTGTATGACCTGCTGTTCGTCGAGCCGACGAAACGCCTCGGTATGGCATTGTACTGGTTTGATCGCACCGTCATCGACGGTGTGGTGCGCGCGGTAGGTCGACTCGCCGATTGGGGCGCCGCTGGGTCAACGTGGATTGAGAAGTACATTGTCTATGCCGGGTTGAATGTCATTGGATATGGCAACCATCTGGCAGCTCGCGAAGGACGAAAAATGCAGAGTGGCATGGTTCACCACTATGCGGCCATCATTGTTGCGGGTCTTTTTCTCCTGGCGGTGGTTGTTCAGCTAGTCGTTCAGATGTAG
- the nuoK gene encoding NADH-quinone oxidoreductase subunit NuoK, with protein MIPLSAYTAVSAVLFITGLLGVLVRRNFIIVLMSVEMMLNAANINLVAFSHYLESMAGQLVALFVIAIAAGEAAVGLAIIIVVFRGKISTNVDEMNLLKW; from the coding sequence ATGATCCCCCTTTCTGCCTACACAGCGGTGAGCGCCGTATTGTTCATAACCGGGCTTCTTGGCGTACTTGTGAGGCGCAATTTCATCATTGTTCTCATGTCGGTTGAGATGATGTTGAATGCCGCCAACATTAATCTTGTAGCATTTTCGCACTATTTAGAATCTATGGCGGGACAGCTGGTCGCTCTTTTCGTCATTGCCATTGCTGCTGGTGAAGCCGCCGTCGGTCTGGCCATTATCATTGTGGTCTTTCGGGGCAAGATATCAACTAATGTTGATGAGATGAACCTTTTAAAGTGGTAG
- a CDS encoding NADH-quinone oxidoreductase subunit J, with protein MMLVFFAYFALVSIASGVLTVSLRHPVHCALALLALLLHVSGLFILLNAEFLWAVQVIVYVGAILVLYLFVLMLMNLKTDERYFHSSALYFVGPAVLGAVYVLFLLLQSPFDGAKGTAPASAVLQDGDTYAVGIKMFSDHILQFEIVGIFLLGAIIGAIVLAKTPKPLDPKEERL; from the coding sequence ATGATGTTGGTGTTTTTCGCGTATTTCGCGTTGGTCAGTATTGCCTCCGGCGTCCTCACGGTGTCCTTACGCCACCCCGTTCACTGCGCGCTCGCGCTACTTGCCTTACTTTTGCACGTGTCAGGGCTGTTCATCCTTTTGAACGCAGAGTTCTTATGGGCTGTGCAGGTCATTGTCTATGTCGGAGCCATTCTCGTGCTCTACCTGTTTGTGTTGATGTTGATGAATTTAAAAACGGATGAACGCTATTTCCATTCATCGGCTCTGTATTTTGTCGGGCCCGCGGTCCTGGGGGCGGTGTATGTGCTGTTCCTCCTCCTGCAGTCTCCGTTCGATGGTGCGAAGGGTACTGCTCCGGCAAGCGCAGTACTGCAAGACGGTGATACCTATGCAGTCGGTATCAAGATGTTCAGCGACCACATCTTGCAGTTCGAAATCGTCGGTATCTTTCTGCTCGGGGCGATTATCGGTGCCATTGTCCTTGCCAAAACGCCGAAGCCTCTGGACCCCAAGGAAGAACGTTTATGA
- the nuoI gene encoding NADH-quinone oxidoreductase subunit NuoI yields MSVAALTKKLLHAALFYEIWDAMKVTFRHMLHKPMTFQYPREQRTIPDTHRGALSLLRYDDGQERCVGCDLCEVACPSHCIKVISAEDTTRPLQRYASEFYIDITKCVFCGYCVEACPVNALAMTKMYEYSTHDKRSLLFDKKRLYDIGERYLEDGKKYLYAHNQEKDVEQSREYRYYFPQSVQKATQQPPRHLS; encoded by the coding sequence ATGAGTGTCGCTGCCCTGACAAAGAAACTCCTTCATGCAGCGTTGTTCTATGAGATCTGGGACGCCATGAAAGTGACCTTTCGGCACATGCTTCATAAGCCGATGACGTTTCAGTATCCGCGTGAGCAACGAACGATCCCTGATACACACAGAGGAGCGCTGAGTCTGCTTCGGTACGATGACGGACAGGAGCGCTGTGTCGGTTGTGATCTGTGTGAAGTCGCGTGCCCGTCTCACTGCATCAAGGTGATCAGTGCGGAGGATACGACCCGCCCCCTTCAACGATACGCAAGTGAATTCTATATTGATATCACGAAATGCGTGTTCTGTGGCTATTGCGTCGAGGCCTGTCCGGTCAACGCATTGGCGATGACCAAGATGTACGAATATTCGACGCATGATAAACGGAGTCTGTTGTTCGATAAGAAGCGGCTTTATGATATCGGCGAGCGCTATCTTGAGGATGGGAAGAAATACCTCTATGCCCATAATCAGGAAAAGGATGTGGAGCAGAGCCGGGAATACCGGTACTACTTTCCTCAGTCGGTACAGAAGGCTACCCAACAACCTCCTAGGCATCTAAGCTGA
- a CDS encoding molybdopterin-dependent oxidoreductase: protein MGLKPATNPDVESTTIELSIDGKSVTAKDGVSLYDVISMTGKIIPAMCYHYTFDPFGSCGMCLVMQEGKKAPVRSCTAKAAAGMVIRTEGEDLFLARKKAVEKHLSVHPLDCPVCDADGHCELQDMAFQHGVTNLANAKQKFIPEDTRSPVLDFNMNRCIACAECINVCKDVLMIDALQFMKKGGFNQVVPKGDLALDCEFCGDCLAVCPVGAITNKFSKYLYKPWQMKKTTTTCNYCGDGCQLHLETKDTEVIRVSSPLSWKNKWGDRSETAKGHGGLCVRGRFGFEYLDSQHRLVQPLVREGDQLVEKSWLETMHALVDRFTEIKQKHGADAIAGLATARCTNEELYVFQKLMRTGFGTNQLDSSARYGHMNFVLASKHAIGVGRTSNDWEDLTKAKAIIVIGSNITETNPLTAVRIKEAIRVYKAQVVTLDSAITNMAKLASHPFLIKPGSEGAVIDGLVKASIAYDLVDEAAVSKHPAAFEELKNAVANLTLEDVSAQTGLTVETFKDIASIFAESPRSIILCAEGIVRRTNGYQNILKLMDLAWITGKIGRPGCGVNTVTEEPNEQGAVDMGVAPEFLPGQARFDDPSARDRFSRAWDVSLPSIGSGAHLVEILKKCKSGQIRALYVLGENPLATFPASMEVRAALERLELLVVQDPFLTETAKIADFVLPACTYAEKDGTFTNFEGRVLRIRQAMDPLGESLPDWHIMTALANAMGCRWEYQSANDIQSEIMKLLPGYYNLGQPRKLAPALDQHLSNGYVEEVKSRYRTSQASVERARPFMLIMGQLLMHSGKLSTQASGLIKIAPNTGKLRMNIRDMERLGMQDGTKVRLISDRGSLQLAVQPDPSIAPGTCFFPEHFNEPPVKDLLTVSIDITTGVPSFKQMWVSIEPV from the coding sequence ATGGGACTCAAGCCAGCTACGAACCCCGATGTTGAATCGACAACGATCGAGCTGAGCATCGACGGAAAATCGGTGACGGCTAAGGATGGCGTGTCGTTGTATGACGTCATCTCAATGACCGGCAAGATCATCCCGGCCATGTGCTACCACTACACGTTCGATCCGTTCGGTTCCTGCGGGATGTGTCTGGTGATGCAAGAGGGGAAGAAGGCCCCTGTGCGCTCCTGTACGGCCAAGGCAGCAGCGGGAATGGTGATCCGAACGGAGGGAGAGGACTTGTTCCTGGCGCGTAAGAAAGCCGTCGAGAAACATCTCTCCGTGCATCCTCTTGATTGCCCGGTATGTGATGCAGATGGGCACTGTGAATTACAGGACATGGCCTTCCAGCACGGGGTAACAAACCTGGCCAACGCCAAGCAGAAATTCATCCCGGAGGACACGCGTAGTCCGGTCCTTGATTTCAATATGAATCGTTGCATCGCGTGCGCAGAGTGCATCAATGTTTGCAAAGATGTGTTGATGATCGACGCGCTGCAGTTCATGAAGAAGGGTGGGTTCAATCAGGTGGTCCCGAAAGGCGACCTGGCTCTCGACTGCGAATTCTGCGGGGATTGCCTAGCGGTCTGTCCCGTTGGAGCGATCACGAACAAGTTTTCCAAGTATCTGTACAAACCCTGGCAGATGAAGAAGACGACCACGACCTGTAATTACTGTGGGGATGGCTGTCAGCTGCACTTGGAAACGAAGGATACGGAAGTGATCCGCGTCTCATCTCCATTGTCCTGGAAAAATAAATGGGGGGATCGTTCTGAAACTGCGAAGGGCCACGGAGGGCTCTGTGTACGGGGGCGTTTTGGATTCGAGTATCTCGATAGTCAGCACAGGCTTGTGCAGCCGTTGGTTCGTGAAGGCGACCAATTGGTCGAAAAGTCGTGGTTGGAGACCATGCACGCCCTGGTAGATCGGTTTACCGAGATTAAGCAAAAGCATGGTGCTGATGCCATCGCGGGCTTGGCGACGGCGCGCTGCACCAACGAAGAGCTGTATGTGTTCCAAAAGCTGATGCGCACCGGTTTCGGCACAAACCAGCTCGACAGCAGTGCGCGCTATGGGCACATGAATTTTGTGCTCGCCTCCAAGCATGCCATCGGAGTAGGGAGGACATCGAACGATTGGGAGGATTTGACGAAGGCGAAGGCCATCATTGTGATTGGTTCCAACATCACGGAAACGAACCCGTTGACCGCCGTACGAATCAAAGAGGCGATCCGGGTCTACAAGGCTCAGGTCGTCACGCTCGACAGTGCCATCACGAATATGGCCAAGCTGGCATCGCATCCATTCTTGATCAAGCCCGGAAGCGAAGGAGCGGTGATCGATGGCCTCGTGAAGGCGTCGATTGCCTATGATCTGGTGGACGAAGCAGCTGTCAGTAAACATCCTGCGGCGTTTGAAGAGCTTAAGAATGCGGTAGCGAATTTAACGCTGGAAGATGTCTCTGCTCAGACAGGGCTCACCGTTGAGACGTTCAAAGACATCGCCTCTATTTTTGCCGAATCGCCAAGATCCATCATTCTGTGTGCGGAAGGGATTGTCAGGAGAACGAATGGCTATCAGAACATCCTCAAGCTGATGGATCTTGCTTGGATTACCGGGAAGATCGGGCGACCGGGGTGTGGTGTGAATACCGTGACCGAAGAGCCGAACGAGCAGGGGGCTGTGGATATGGGCGTGGCCCCGGAGTTCCTCCCCGGACAGGCTCGTTTTGATGACCCATCCGCTCGGGACCGTTTTTCCAGGGCATGGGACGTGTCGCTTCCCTCGATCGGATCGGGAGCACATCTGGTTGAGATTCTGAAAAAGTGTAAGAGTGGCCAGATTAGGGCCCTCTACGTGCTCGGGGAAAATCCTCTGGCAACGTTCCCTGCCTCCATGGAAGTACGGGCTGCACTTGAGCGTTTGGAACTGTTAGTCGTGCAAGATCCTTTTCTAACTGAGACGGCAAAGATTGCCGATTTTGTGCTTCCTGCTTGTACCTATGCAGAAAAGGACGGGACCTTTACGAACTTTGAAGGTCGCGTTCTTCGGATTCGCCAAGCGATGGATCCCTTGGGAGAAAGCTTGCCTGACTGGCACATCATGACGGCCCTCGCCAATGCCATGGGTTGCCGATGGGAATACCAATCAGCCAACGATATTCAGAGCGAAATCATGAAGCTCCTTCCCGGGTATTATAATCTTGGTCAACCTCGAAAATTGGCGCCCGCGCTCGATCAGCATCTGTCCAATGGGTATGTGGAAGAGGTGAAAAGTCGTTACCGTACGAGCCAAGCCTCTGTGGAACGTGCACGCCCCTTTATGTTGATCATGGGGCAGTTGTTGATGCATTCAGGAAAGCTGTCGACGCAAGCATCCGGACTGATCAAGATTGCTCCCAACACCGGGAAATTGCGGATGAATATACGGGATATGGAACGTCTGGGGATGCAGGATGGTACGAAGGTGCGGCTGATCTCTGATCGTGGATCGCTTCAGCTTGCAGTGCAGCCCGATCCATCCATCGCGCCAGGTACATGTTTTTTCCCTGAACATTTCAATGAACCTCCTGTGAAAGATTTGCTGACGGTTTCGATCGATATCACGACGGGTGTACCGTCGTTCAAACAGATGTGGGTCAGTATTGAACCGGTGTAA
- the nuoD gene encoding NADH dehydrogenase (quinone) subunit D, translated as MAFEDQRTTVYKIDPEHPESESLPTLRTEELLLNMGPQHPSTHGVLKVILELEGERLVKSTPVMGYLHRGVEKLAEDGTYHQFIPHTDRLDYVCAMYNNFAYCRAVEKLLNLQVPERAEYLRTIVAEVQRIIGHQFWLGAQALDIGAMTVFFYTFRDREILLDWFNELCGARLTTSWYRIGGVERDLTPALIDKLKQFLDYFPAKIDEYQVFLEKNRIWIGRTKGVAVISAEDAVSFGLSGPVLRGSGVDYDLRKYEPYSAYPKCEFSVPVGKNGDTYDRYWIRVMELYESVKIIRQCLEQMQEGPIMADAPSVTLPPKERVFTNLEAMIQQFKLFSQGFDAPPGEIYCGTEAHKGELGFYIVSTGGGKPYRLKIRAPSFVHMGAFDHMARGYMISDACTIFGTYDIVMGECDR; from the coding sequence ATGGCTTTCGAAGACCAAAGAACCACCGTCTATAAGATCGATCCAGAGCATCCGGAAAGCGAGAGCCTTCCGACGCTGCGAACCGAGGAGCTCTTGCTCAATATGGGGCCTCAGCATCCAAGTACGCACGGTGTGCTGAAGGTGATTCTCGAGTTGGAGGGGGAGCGGCTGGTGAAATCTACTCCGGTGATGGGCTATCTCCATCGTGGGGTCGAAAAGCTCGCAGAAGACGGAACCTACCATCAATTCATCCCACATACGGATCGGTTGGACTACGTCTGCGCGATGTATAACAACTTTGCCTACTGCCGTGCCGTCGAAAAACTCTTGAACCTGCAGGTGCCGGAGCGGGCGGAATATCTTCGAACGATTGTCGCGGAAGTCCAACGCATTATCGGTCACCAATTTTGGCTGGGTGCCCAGGCGCTTGATATCGGCGCCATGACCGTCTTTTTTTATACGTTTCGGGATCGAGAAATACTGCTCGATTGGTTCAACGAACTGTGCGGCGCTCGCCTGACAACCAGTTGGTATCGAATCGGCGGGGTGGAGCGTGACTTGACGCCGGCGTTGATCGACAAGCTTAAACAGTTTTTAGACTATTTCCCGGCGAAGATCGATGAATATCAGGTATTCCTTGAGAAGAACCGCATTTGGATCGGGCGTACGAAAGGGGTTGCCGTCATTTCTGCCGAAGACGCGGTTAGTTTTGGGTTGAGCGGCCCTGTGCTCCGCGGATCAGGGGTGGACTACGACTTGCGCAAGTATGAACCCTATAGCGCGTATCCAAAGTGTGAGTTCAGCGTGCCGGTCGGGAAAAACGGCGATACGTATGATCGGTATTGGATCCGAGTGATGGAACTCTATGAAAGTGTCAAAATTATTCGGCAATGTCTGGAACAGATGCAGGAAGGGCCCATTATGGCGGATGCTCCAAGCGTGACCCTCCCGCCGAAAGAACGAGTCTTCACCAACTTAGAGGCGATGATCCAGCAGTTTAAACTCTTTTCACAGGGGTTCGATGCGCCGCCTGGAGAAATTTACTGCGGGACTGAGGCACACAAGGGCGAGCTGGGCTTTTACATCGTCAGTACGGGAGGTGGAAAGCCATATCGGCTGAAGATCCGCGCCCCATCGTTCGTGCACATGGGTGCGTTTGACCACATGGCTCGAGGTTATATGATCTCGGATGCCTGTACGATTTTTGGTACCTACGATATTGTAATGGGTGAATGTGATCGATAA
- a CDS encoding NADH-quinone oxidoreductase subunit C: protein MHPLLDRIQQAFSSGITSLGEWRGDVVVAVSRDKLHEVAQFMRDDPWMDFDYIVHVSSVDWPDDEERFEVVWEFYSIRKRHRIRLKTRVSESDCAVDSLTDLWKGADFMEREVYDMMGIRFRNHPDLRRILMPDDYTEGYPLRKDFPLRGKGWRDTFEFLDEVSR, encoded by the coding sequence ATGCATCCATTACTCGATCGAATTCAACAGGCTTTTTCGTCGGGAATTACCAGTTTGGGGGAATGGCGCGGTGATGTGGTTGTGGCCGTTTCGCGGGACAAGCTTCATGAGGTTGCCCAGTTCATGCGAGACGATCCATGGATGGATTTTGACTACATCGTCCACGTGAGCTCCGTCGATTGGCCGGATGATGAAGAACGATTCGAGGTTGTGTGGGAGTTCTACTCCATTCGAAAACGTCATCGTATCAGGCTCAAGACTCGAGTGTCTGAGTCGGATTGCGCGGTTGATTCCTTGACGGACCTTTGGAAAGGTGCCGACTTCATGGAGCGCGAGGTTTATGACATGATGGGTATCCGATTCCGAAATCATCCGGATCTCCGTCGAATCCTTATGCCGGATGATTATACCGAGGGGTATCCGTTGCGAAAAGATTTTCCCTTGCGTGGCAAGGGCTGGCGAGACACGTTTGAATTTCTGGATGAAGTGTCCCGGTAG
- a CDS encoding NADH-quinone oxidoreductase subunit B, which produces MGLIQLGRHEKDGAPDVITGSLEKAVNWARKGSLWPMTFGLACCAIEMIAAVSSRYDMDRFGAGVFRGSPRQSDLMIVAGTVCRRMAPVIRKIYDQMPEPKYVIAMGSCSTSGNIYDSYPVVQGVDRFIPVDIYVPGCPPTPEALLDGILKLQERIMQKRVFVTQPDQIKANLKV; this is translated from the coding sequence ATGGGACTGATTCAGTTAGGACGACATGAAAAAGATGGGGCTCCGGACGTCATTACAGGCTCTCTGGAAAAAGCTGTGAACTGGGCGAGAAAGGGCTCCCTCTGGCCTATGACTTTTGGTCTGGCTTGTTGTGCGATTGAAATGATTGCCGCCGTCTCTTCACGGTACGATATGGACCGATTTGGGGCGGGCGTGTTCCGCGGTTCCCCCAGGCAGTCTGATTTGATGATTGTCGCCGGGACGGTATGCCGTCGAATGGCGCCGGTGATCAGAAAGATCTACGATCAGATGCCGGAGCCTAAGTATGTGATTGCAATGGGTTCCTGTTCCACCTCGGGCAATATTTATGACAGCTATCCCGTTGTGCAGGGAGTGGATCGATTCATTCCCGTCGATATTTATGTGCCCGGCTGCCCTCCGACTCCGGAAGCCCTGTTGGATGGGATTCTCAAACTACAAGAGCGCATTATGCAGAAGCGCGTGTTTGTGACTCAACCTGATCAGATCAAGGCGAATTTGAAAGTCTGA
- the ndhC gene encoding NADH-quinone oxidoreductase subunit A, translating into MDGAEILIAYLTKYFPILLFIFVTLIFGMVTLLISHFVQPRYPEPEKLTTYECGSEPFSDARMPFPVRYYIFAMLFVIFDIEVIFLYPWAVVFKKIGIIGLVEMLIFIGLFVVAYVYAWRKGALEWD; encoded by the coding sequence ATGGACGGCGCTGAAATTCTCATTGCGTACCTGACTAAGTACTTCCCAATTCTTCTGTTTATTTTTGTGACTTTGATATTTGGAATGGTGACGTTGCTCATCAGTCATTTTGTTCAACCTAGGTACCCGGAACCAGAAAAATTGACGACTTATGAGTGTGGGTCTGAACCATTTTCCGATGCGCGCATGCCATTCCCTGTCCGGTATTACATTTTTGCGATGCTGTTTGTCATTTTTGATATTGAGGTCATCTTTCTCTACCCGTGGGCGGTTGTTTTTAAGAAGATTGGGATCATTGGGCTAGTCGAGATGCTCATCTTTATCGGCCTTTTCGTCGTGGCATACGTCTATGCTTGGCGCAAAGGGGCATTGGAGTGGGACTGA
- a CDS encoding OmpA family protein — protein sequence MKTVACLVLILCLSLSVSLDGAHAQVSEVESVRLGDRALAFASGSIQKTSSMDGTVNLVTGDNQSSGNRMLLGRQDPLYLKLNNSTDVAVGDLFTVYRRVRKVFHPVTGEYLGFVVNRSAIVKVTAASHALTTAKAVISYGPISPGDRVVRFVAQTADIEPSPVEHVSDLEGMIVELQADRSMTLVAQSNVVYLDRGWEDGLKSGDLLDIQRQSAGLPPRTIGQLKVLTTEPRTAVAKVLRVTTRVMKGDRFKFLEASKPMLPPVATNEDLSATQQATEVTPVDLVSGKLAIQDEAGQSRLNLGEMAKFLRYDSGDAAIKTENYPILDQLIEYLRTTDDMRLIRIEGHTDNVEIGPSLKSRYPNNLELSKVRANGVLRYLLEKGGVEPSRLNAVGLGDTKPVATNSVEEGRTKNRRVEILLYNPVADPSTPTSDANTHAQSSGGNLSTLTARDSDDQQTSAHAGSDDPARSGTLSLGDSSQTSGSDGSNTDNGSDPSGPPTADTDKQDLPQQPATGTPAD from the coding sequence ATGAAAACCGTGGCATGCCTTGTCTTAATCCTGTGTCTGAGCCTGAGCGTCTCACTCGATGGGGCACACGCCCAGGTTTCAGAGGTCGAATCCGTTCGGTTGGGTGATCGCGCGCTGGCATTCGCCAGCGGCTCCATCCAGAAAACATCCTCAATGGACGGGACCGTGAACTTGGTAACCGGCGATAATCAATCCTCGGGTAATCGAATGCTCTTGGGCAGGCAAGACCCGCTCTATCTTAAATTAAACAACTCAACTGACGTGGCAGTTGGAGATCTCTTTACGGTCTATCGCCGGGTTCGGAAGGTGTTCCACCCAGTCACTGGAGAATACCTTGGTTTTGTTGTGAATCGATCGGCAATCGTGAAAGTCACGGCTGCCAGTCATGCCCTTACCACAGCGAAGGCCGTTATCAGCTACGGACCTATCTCTCCAGGCGACCGAGTAGTGCGGTTTGTTGCTCAAACGGCAGATATCGAACCAAGCCCCGTGGAACACGTTTCCGATCTCGAAGGGATGATCGTTGAACTCCAAGCGGACCGATCGATGACGCTGGTAGCCCAATCGAATGTTGTGTACTTGGATCGAGGGTGGGAAGATGGATTGAAATCCGGCGATCTTCTCGATATCCAGCGTCAGAGCGCAGGACTTCCTCCGCGAACAATCGGCCAACTCAAGGTGCTGACGACTGAACCACGCACCGCTGTCGCCAAAGTCCTGAGGGTCACTACTCGGGTTATGAAAGGAGATCGGTTCAAGTTCCTTGAAGCCTCCAAACCTATGCTGCCGCCCGTCGCAACAAACGAGGACTTGTCCGCGACACAACAGGCGACAGAAGTCACTCCGGTTGATCTGGTATCCGGCAAGCTGGCAATCCAGGATGAGGCTGGTCAGAGCCGTCTCAATCTTGGTGAAATGGCCAAGTTCCTGCGCTACGACTCTGGAGACGCGGCCATTAAAACTGAAAATTACCCGATCCTGGATCAGTTGATCGAATACCTGCGGACCACTGACGATATGAGGCTGATCCGAATCGAAGGTCATACGGATAATGTAGAGATCGGCCCCTCTCTCAAATCCCGGTATCCCAACAACTTGGAATTGTCTAAGGTACGCGCCAACGGGGTCCTTCGGTATCTGCTGGAGAAAGGTGGAGTGGAGCCATCTCGTCTTAATGCGGTGGGGCTTGGGGACACCAAGCCAGTGGCCACAAATTCTGTTGAGGAAGGTCGTACGAAAAATCGGCGGGTGGAAATTCTCCTGTACAATCCAGTCGCTGATCCTTCAACGCCTACATCCGATGCAAACACTCACGCACAATCTTCGGGTGGCAATCTTTCAACTCTAACTGCACGTGATAGCGACGACCAACAGACCTCCGCTCATGCCGGTTCAGACGATCCCGCTCGTTCGGGAACCCTGTCGCTGGGTGATTCTTCACAAACTTCTGGAAGCGATGGGTCAAACACGGACAACGGCTCTGATCCGAGTGGTCCACCGACGGCAGACACAGATAAGCAAGATCTGCCTCAACAACCCGCTACCGGGACACCAGCGGACTAG